The following coding sequences are from one Rhodospirillaceae bacterium window:
- the pgeF gene encoding peptidoglycan editing factor PgeF encodes MLTTETLNDVTGIRHGFFTRKGGCSQGIYRGLNCGYGSDDETDAVRQNRTRAVEKLGMEGVVLNTVHQIHSPNVVEVKEPWEADQAPKADGMVSRHEGIALGILTADCAPVLFADANARVIGAAHAGWRGAKEGVLGATVGAMVDLGADVNRIQAAIGPCIQQRSYEVGPEFHRGFVDEDSKSAEFFVASTQAEHFMFDLAGYVERQLLALSLEQVDVVDVDTYTDEDRFFSYRRATHRGESDYGRGLSAILLTG; translated from the coding sequence ATGCTGACAACTGAAACCCTGAACGACGTAACAGGCATTCGCCACGGCTTCTTCACCCGTAAAGGCGGTTGCAGCCAAGGCATCTACCGCGGCCTCAACTGTGGTTACGGTTCCGATGACGAAACCGACGCGGTGCGTCAAAATCGAACGCGCGCGGTGGAAAAACTGGGCATGGAGGGTGTTGTTCTAAACACGGTCCATCAAATCCATTCGCCGAATGTCGTTGAAGTTAAAGAACCATGGGAAGCGGATCAGGCACCAAAAGCCGATGGTATGGTCAGTCGCCATGAAGGAATTGCCCTCGGCATATTAACAGCTGATTGCGCGCCGGTCCTGTTCGCCGATGCTAATGCTCGTGTAATTGGTGCCGCCCACGCGGGGTGGCGTGGGGCCAAGGAAGGCGTCTTAGGCGCAACAGTCGGTGCCATGGTCGATCTGGGTGCCGACGTAAATCGAATTCAGGCCGCTATCGGTCCCTGCATTCAGCAACGGTCTTATGAAGTTGGGCCTGAATTCCATCGTGGTTTTGTTGACGAAGATAGTAAATCCGCCGAGTTCTTCGTGGCGTCAACTCAAGCCGAGCATTTCATGTTTGATCTGGCAGGATACGTCGAACGTCAATTGCTCGCCTTGAGTCTGGAACAGGTGGACGTGGTGGATGTTGATACCTATACAGACGAAGACCGATTTTTCAGTTACCGTCGTGCCACCCACCGAGGAGAATCAGATTATGGTCGTGGGTTGTCGGCGATCTTATTGACCGGATGA
- a CDS encoding class I SAM-dependent methyltransferase — MPEVADDLRRLISKHGPISVAQYIEICNAHYYATRDPLGVAGDFITAPEISQMFGELLGLWCLVQWRQMGALDPIYVVEAGPGRGTLMADFLRAAGQDPAFIQALRLHLIETSPVLRSMQKETLHVEPVWCDRLDDVPEGPMLFVANEFFDALPIRQLERTSEGWCERLVGLDGDNFCFIVSDKTESGDFPNAEVGAILEDCPAGIEIAEALGKRIANHGGGAVMIDYGYAKAEPADTLQAVKNHQYHSVLDDPGEVDLTAHVNFERLSQAITEAGANVDIFLTQRNFLLTLGIDKRAEILSAEATSEQAAEINSALNRLIGEDEMGTLFKVLIINNETTC; from the coding sequence ATGCCGGAGGTCGCCGATGATCTGCGCCGGTTGATTTCCAAACACGGCCCGATCTCCGTTGCCCAGTATATCGAAATTTGCAACGCGCACTATTATGCGACGCGGGACCCGTTAGGCGTTGCCGGGGATTTCATCACCGCACCAGAGATCAGCCAGATGTTTGGCGAGTTGTTGGGGCTTTGGTGTCTGGTGCAGTGGCGACAAATGGGCGCGCTTGATCCAATTTATGTGGTTGAGGCTGGCCCTGGTCGCGGCACACTGATGGCGGATTTTTTGCGAGCGGCCGGGCAGGACCCAGCCTTCATCCAAGCCCTCCGTCTTCATTTGATCGAAACCAGTCCAGTGCTTCGAAGCATGCAAAAAGAGACCTTGCATGTTGAGCCCGTGTGGTGTGACCGCCTTGACGATGTGCCAGAGGGGCCGATGTTATTCGTCGCCAATGAATTCTTCGATGCCCTGCCGATCCGGCAATTAGAACGGACTTCTGAAGGGTGGTGTGAACGATTGGTTGGTCTAGATGGCGACAACTTTTGCTTTATCGTTTCGGATAAAACCGAAAGCGGCGACTTTCCTAATGCAGAAGTCGGCGCGATCTTGGAAGACTGCCCTGCCGGAATTGAGATTGCCGAAGCTCTTGGCAAACGAATCGCCAATCACGGCGGTGGCGCTGTGATGATAGATTATGGGTATGCCAAGGCGGAACCTGCCGACACATTGCAGGCTGTTAAAAACCACCAATACCATTCCGTCTTAGATGATCCTGGCGAGGTGGACCTAACCGCACACGTAAATTTTGAACGCCTGTCCCAAGCAATAACCGAAGCCGGCGCAAATGTTGATATCTTTCTGACGCAACGAAATTTTTTGCTTACTCTGGGAATTGATAAGCGGGCCGAGATACTGAGTGCTGAAGCAACATCGGAACAGGCGGCAGAAATCAATTCTGCCCTCAACCGCTTGATTGGCGAGGACGAAATGGGCACCCTGTTCAAGGTACTGATTATTAATAATGAAACGACATGCTGA
- a CDS encoding prolipoprotein diacylglyceryl transferase: protein MLFALPYPMIDPIIFSVGPLAVRWYALAYIFGLLGAIWYMKSMTRRPPEIVRAIDVDDFLIWAILGVILGGRLGYVLFYKFGYFIDHPLAIFQVWQGGMSFHGGFLGVIFTTWLFSRKRGIPVWGFADMIACAAPIGLFLGRVANFVNGELIGRVSDVPWAMVFPHGGPQPRHPSQLYEALLEGLFLFLILYFLRQNEAIRRRTGLLTGVFFIGYGLARSVAELFRQPDYHIGFLVGGTTMGQWLSAPLILFGIWLIVRAKPGS from the coding sequence ATGTTGTTCGCTTTACCGTACCCCATGATCGACCCGATCATTTTTTCCGTCGGACCGCTTGCTGTTCGTTGGTATGCGCTGGCTTATATTTTTGGGCTGCTCGGTGCGATTTGGTACATGAAGTCCATGACCCGGCGGCCACCGGAAATTGTTCGCGCCATAGACGTTGATGATTTTTTGATCTGGGCGATTCTTGGCGTAATTTTGGGCGGTAGGCTAGGCTACGTTTTATTTTATAAGTTTGGGTACTTTATCGATCATCCGTTGGCGATCTTTCAGGTCTGGCAAGGCGGAATGTCGTTTCACGGCGGGTTCCTGGGCGTAATTTTTACGACGTGGTTGTTTTCGCGCAAACGCGGCATTCCGGTCTGGGGGTTCGCCGACATGATCGCCTGCGCTGCACCCATCGGACTTTTCCTCGGGCGGGTCGCCAACTTTGTAAATGGCGAATTGATTGGTCGGGTGAGTGATGTCCCGTGGGCGATGGTGTTCCCTCATGGCGGCCCACAACCGCGCCACCCGAGCCAGCTTTATGAGGCTCTGCTGGAAGGTCTTTTCCTATTTTTGATTTTGTATTTTTTGCGACAGAACGAGGCGATTCGCCGCCGGACGGGTTTACTCACGGGGGTGTTCTTTATCGGTTATGGCTTAGCCCGAAGTGTGGCTGAACTGTTCCGCCAGCCTGACTACCATATCGGATTTCTCGTAGGTGGGACGACCATGGGGCAGTGGTTATCGGCACCTTTGATTCTGTTCGGCATTTGGCTGATCGTTCGCGCCAAGCCAGGGTCCTAG
- the rfaD gene encoding ADP-glyceromanno-heptose 6-epimerase, whose amino-acid sequence MYVITGGAGFIGSNIAAVMEEKGYENLVICDVLGSDDKWRNVAKRELYDIVPPEGLFDFLAAHETNIDAIIHMGAISATTETDADLIIQNNFHMSMALWQWCTENHASFIYASSAATYGDGAEGFDDDGSVEGLAGLKPLNAYGWSKHLFDRRIARSIQHNDPRPPHWAGLKFFNVYGPNEYHKEGQRSVAHQVFPIARDGGTMNLFESHHADYEDGGQLRDFVWVDDCVNIVLWLLENKNVNGLFNCGTGQARSFLDLANAVYASVGQDPKIDYVPTPENIRDKYQYFTQANMTRLRDAGYVHPFTSLEDGISAYVKDYLIAEDSYR is encoded by the coding sequence ATGTATGTGATCACCGGGGGGGCCGGATTTATTGGCTCCAATATCGCGGCTGTCATGGAAGAAAAGGGGTATGAAAACCTCGTCATCTGCGACGTGTTGGGCAGTGATGATAAATGGCGCAACGTTGCCAAGCGCGAACTGTATGACATCGTTCCGCCCGAGGGGTTGTTCGATTTCTTGGCAGCGCATGAGACCAATATTGACGCTATCATCCACATGGGAGCCATTTCCGCGACGACAGAGACCGATGCCGATTTAATCATCCAGAATAATTTCCACATGTCGATGGCACTTTGGCAGTGGTGTACGGAAAATCACGCGAGCTTTATTTATGCGTCTTCCGCCGCAACCTACGGCGATGGTGCCGAAGGCTTTGATGATGATGGCTCGGTCGAGGGCTTGGCAGGACTAAAGCCGCTGAACGCCTACGGCTGGAGCAAGCATCTGTTCGACCGACGCATAGCGCGGTCCATCCAGCATAACGATCCCCGTCCACCCCACTGGGCGGGCCTAAAGTTCTTTAACGTCTACGGCCCCAACGAATATCACAAAGAAGGCCAACGTAGTGTTGCCCATCAGGTATTTCCGATTGCACGCGATGGCGGCACCATGAATTTGTTCGAGTCACATCACGCTGACTACGAAGATGGTGGCCAGCTACGTGACTTTGTCTGGGTGGATGATTGCGTGAATATCGTTCTGTGGTTGCTCGAAAATAAAAACGTCAATGGTCTGTTTAACTGCGGCACGGGCCAAGCACGGTCGTTCCTTGATCTCGCCAATGCTGTCTATGCCTCGGTTGGTCAGGACCCAAAGATTGACTACGTGCCGACACCTGAAAACATCCGCGACAAATACCAATACTTTACCCAAGCCAATATGACGCGGCTGCGCGATGCCGGGTATGTCCATCCTTTTACGTCGCTTGAAGACGGCATTTCTGCGTATGTGAAGGACTACCTCATCGCCGAAGATAGCTACCGTTAA
- a CDS encoding accessory factor UbiK family protein, translating to MQSNNRVLDDLAKVANGAVSTLVGMKGEAEALVRQQLERLLSEMDVAQRDEFEAVKAMAQKARTEQEKLEKRVAELEAQLAKASPKKKTKK from the coding sequence ATGCAAAGCAATAATCGGGTCCTCGACGATCTCGCAAAAGTCGCCAATGGCGCGGTATCCACCCTCGTCGGTATGAAAGGCGAAGCCGAAGCCCTGGTCCGCCAACAGCTTGAACGGCTGCTGTCCGAAATGGATGTTGCCCAGCGCGACGAATTCGAAGCCGTCAAAGCGATGGCGCAAAAAGCCCGGACGGAACAAGAAAAGCTGGAAAAGCGCGTCGCGGAGTTAGAAGCACAGCTGGCTAAGGCGAGCCCGAAGAAGAAGACAAAGAAGTAA
- a CDS encoding paraquat-inducible protein A: MAKRSPIKKLDVTGGDGDLTTLIACHECDLLHRVKPVDDEHTAKCVRCGATLYQERKNSVDRTLALAFTGLILFIISNVFPFMSFELEGRSQDNTLISGVIEMYRADLWGLAMVVLLMSIVFPLVNLMGILYVLIPLKMNKRPWMLAKSFRVLDLLHPWGMTEVYMLGVFVAYVKLSDLATITPGIALYSFAVLLIVSAAATASFDPRIVWEKVEQPQ, from the coding sequence TTGGCGAAGCGTTCTCCAATCAAGAAACTGGATGTGACCGGCGGCGATGGCGATCTAACGACCTTAATCGCATGTCACGAATGTGACCTTCTGCACCGGGTGAAGCCTGTTGACGATGAGCATACGGCGAAGTGTGTTCGCTGTGGTGCGACATTGTATCAGGAACGAAAAAACAGTGTGGACCGGACTCTAGCATTGGCATTCACAGGTCTTATTTTATTTATCATTTCAAATGTTTTTCCGTTTATGTCTTTCGAACTTGAAGGACGGTCACAAGATAACACCCTGATTTCTGGCGTTATTGAGATGTACCGCGCGGACCTTTGGGGGCTTGCGATGGTTGTCTTGCTGATGAGCATCGTCTTCCCTTTGGTTAATCTTATGGGAATTCTCTATGTCCTCATTCCTCTCAAAATGAACAAGCGACCCTGGATGTTGGCGAAGTCCTTTCGGGTGTTGGACCTACTTCATCCCTGGGGGATGACAGAAGTTTATATGCTGGGGGTCTTTGTCGCGTACGTAAAACTTTCCGATCTGGCGACCATTACACCGGGAATTGCATTGTACTCCTTCGCCGTGTTGCTGATTGTTTCTGCAGCCGCCACCGCATCTTTCGACCCCAGGATCGTATGGGAAAAAGTGGAGCAGCCCCAATGA
- a CDS encoding paraquat-inducible membrane protein A: MSAGTLTAAKAGLVSCHACDLLVNRKSLARDPHPACPRCGTSMHQRKPDSLNRTWALLIAAAVLYIPANVYPIMTVISFGKGAPDTIYSGVVHLIEADQLPIAALVFFASIAVPVLKLVGLSYLLLSIQFKSIWRPRDRTVLYRVIEAVGRWSMIDIFMISILVALVKLGTIATIEPGAGATSFAAVVILTMFSSMSFDPRLMWDAVEDTDG; this comes from the coding sequence ATGAGTGCAGGCACTCTCACTGCTGCCAAAGCGGGGCTCGTGAGCTGTCATGCGTGCGACCTTCTTGTTAATCGAAAATCGCTAGCACGTGATCCCCACCCTGCCTGCCCCCGATGTGGCACATCCATGCATCAACGTAAACCTGACAGCCTCAACCGCACATGGGCTTTACTTATTGCCGCAGCAGTTCTGTATATTCCGGCGAACGTGTATCCGATAATGACGGTGATATCTTTCGGCAAGGGCGCGCCGGATACAATCTACAGCGGTGTTGTTCACCTCATCGAAGCGGATCAGTTGCCGATCGCGGCCTTGGTCTTTTTTGCCAGCATTGCTGTCCCCGTCTTAAAGCTGGTCGGGCTTTCATACCTTTTGTTATCGATCCAATTCAAATCAATATGGCGTCCCCGCGACAGAACGGTGCTTTATCGGGTGATCGAAGCCGTGGGCAGGTGGTCGATGATTGATATCTTTATGATTTCAATCCTTGTAGCCTTGGTTAAGCTTGGAACCATTGCGACCATTGAGCCGGGTGCGGGTGCAACATCATTTGCTGCCGTTGTCATTCTAACTATGTTTTCATCGATGAGTTTTGACCCTCGTCTCATGTGGGATGCAGTGGAGGATACAGATGGCTAA
- a CDS encoding MCE family protein, producing the protein MAKKSQTPPEDDIPEVTVTTRSRISTVWIIPIVAVLIGAWLTYTTVSEQGPTISITFETAEGLEAGKTKLKYKDVEVGVVETVGLTDDLSGVVVTASLIHGAEEYLTDTTRFWVVRPRFGASGVSGLGTLVSGAFIEIDPGKGGAERETFKGLETPPVIKADAPGRQYVLKTAKMGSYSNGSPVNYRGIKVGEVLGHELAKDNRTILIHIFIHAPHDKLVRLSSRFWNVSGVNVSIDADGMKIGTESLQALVVGGIAFETPTNLDAGDPAEKGHTFPLHGSREEIKEASYVEKRPIIMYFDGSVRGLALGAPVEFRGIKVGEVTDVKLEFNAKKNIFQIPVIAEIEPERFTILGERNRSAYENQLETFVQKGMRAQLKTGSFLTGQLFVDLDFHPKAAARLIGGDNLFPEIPTIPTTLDEFTNSITELITKLQKLPLVELTKSLTATAKGAEQLVTAPELLQAVRSFDTILRETSALVKNTNGLVKNVDGVVSNVNQDVRGEVKKTLNQVHEILTSIDDAVSDKSALRYDLATTLQELAAAARSIRLLTSYLERNPNALIYGKGGQGERR; encoded by the coding sequence ATGGCTAAAAAATCCCAAACGCCCCCAGAAGATGACATCCCTGAGGTTACTGTTACCACCAGGTCTAGAATCTCAACGGTATGGATTATTCCGATTGTTGCTGTTTTGATCGGGGCGTGGCTCACCTATACAACGGTCAGCGAACAGGGACCGACAATTTCGATTACCTTTGAGACAGCCGAAGGGCTTGAGGCTGGCAAGACCAAGCTCAAATACAAGGACGTTGAGGTGGGTGTTGTAGAGACAGTTGGGCTGACGGATGACCTTTCAGGCGTCGTTGTCACGGCATCGCTCATACATGGTGCCGAAGAATACCTGACGGACACTACCCGATTTTGGGTCGTGCGCCCTCGGTTTGGGGCATCTGGTGTGTCAGGTTTAGGAACGCTTGTTTCGGGCGCCTTCATCGAAATCGACCCTGGAAAGGGAGGTGCCGAGAGGGAGACGTTTAAGGGCCTGGAAACACCCCCCGTGATCAAGGCCGATGCGCCAGGTCGCCAGTACGTGTTAAAGACCGCCAAGATGGGGTCATATTCCAATGGCTCCCCCGTAAATTATAGGGGCATAAAGGTTGGCGAGGTTCTCGGCCATGAGTTGGCAAAAGACAACCGCACTATTCTGATCCATATATTTATCCATGCGCCGCACGATAAACTCGTGCGCCTGAGCAGCCGTTTCTGGAACGTAAGCGGTGTGAATGTGTCAATTGATGCCGACGGGATGAAGATTGGCACCGAGTCCCTACAAGCGCTTGTTGTTGGCGGCATCGCATTTGAAACACCAACAAATTTAGACGCCGGCGACCCGGCGGAAAAAGGACACACGTTTCCTCTTCATGGCAGCCGAGAAGAAATTAAGGAAGCGAGTTATGTGGAAAAAAGACCGATCATAATGTACTTTGATGGCTCGGTTCGCGGGCTTGCGCTGGGTGCCCCTGTCGAATTCCGGGGTATAAAAGTTGGCGAAGTCACCGACGTCAAACTCGAATTCAATGCGAAAAAAAATATTTTTCAAATACCAGTCATTGCCGAGATCGAACCAGAACGCTTCACCATTCTTGGCGAACGGAACAGGAGCGCCTATGAAAATCAATTGGAGACCTTTGTCCAAAAAGGCATGCGGGCGCAGCTCAAGACCGGGAGTTTCCTGACAGGCCAACTGTTCGTGGATTTAGATTTTCACCCGAAGGCGGCGGCGCGGTTGATTGGGGGGGATAACTTGTTCCCCGAAATCCCCACGATCCCGACAACATTGGACGAATTTACCAATTCGATTACGGAGCTTATTACCAAGTTGCAAAAGCTTCCCTTGGTGGAGTTGACGAAGAGCCTGACAGCCACAGCGAAAGGCGCGGAACAGCTTGTTACCGCCCCTGAACTTCTTCAGGCCGTCCGAAGCTTTGATACGATTTTGCGTGAAACCAGCGCTTTGGTTAAAAACACCAACGGTCTGGTTAAGAATGTAGATGGCGTTGTCAGCAATGTGAACCAAGACGTAAGAGGCGAAGTTAAAAAGACGCTCAATCAAGTACATGAAATTCTTACATCTATCGACGATGCGGTTTCAGACAAATCTGCTCTTCGATATGACCTCGCGACAACATTGCAAGAACTGGCGGCGGCAGCGCGATCAATTCGATTGCTCACATCTTATCTCGAGCGCAATCCGAACGCTTTGATCTACGGCAAAGGCGGACAGGGAGAACGACGATGA
- a CDS encoding membrane integrity-associated transporter subunit PqiC yields the protein MTSLRSFKLGVVFAIVAFSVSACGGSVTPPPNFFVLSTPDGLVAEKPTKKRSTDISLGVGPIVLPPHLDRPQIVTKSTRHKIDLDEFNQWAEPLKDNFTRVLAENLSILLGTDRVAIYPWRSSIPIGYQVSAEVVRFDGQLGGNSTLIVRWNVFGKGGREILFTRRSVYTVRSNGRSFEAMVSAMSDTIAKFSREIATATGALAP from the coding sequence ATGACTTCACTAAGATCATTTAAGCTAGGGGTCGTTTTCGCGATTGTTGCCTTTTCCGTATCAGCGTGCGGCGGCAGCGTGACACCCCCGCCAAACTTTTTTGTATTATCGACGCCTGACGGATTAGTGGCTGAAAAACCAACGAAAAAAAGAAGCACCGACATCTCCTTAGGTGTCGGCCCAATTGTTTTGCCACCCCATCTAGACCGACCCCAAATTGTCACAAAATCGACACGCCACAAAATCGACCTTGATGAATTTAATCAGTGGGCAGAACCGCTGAAAGATAACTTCACGCGGGTTCTGGCCGAAAATTTGTCGATCCTTTTGGGAACCGATCGGGTTGCCATTTATCCTTGGCGAAGCTCCATCCCCATCGGCTATCAAGTTTCAGCAGAGGTTGTTCGGTTCGACGGACAGCTTGGCGGTAACAGCACATTAATTGTTCGTTGGAATGTTTTTGGCAAAGGCGGCCGAGAAATTCTTTTCACCCGAAGATCGGTCTACACGGTGCGCTCGAATGGTAGATCGTTTGAGGCCATGGTGTCGGCGATGAGTGACACAATCGCCAAGTTCAGTCGAGAAATAGCGACGGCAACAGGCGCGTTGGCACCGTAG
- a CDS encoding glyoxalase: MKVIDLNHRGIRTTKLEATRHFYEDLLGLEQGHRPSALPSKGYWLYAGEKPIIHLVEDSDGSIDGTNTPREDLTDAGGQTHMALTVEKARDAVDRLIEAGVPYWDRLFKNPVMYQIFVEDPNGFLVELIDRNPGEINGPICKIVE, encoded by the coding sequence ATGAAAGTAATTGATCTGAACCATCGGGGAATTCGAACCACCAAATTGGAAGCCACACGGCATTTCTATGAGGATTTGCTTGGGCTGGAACAAGGACACCGTCCCAGCGCATTGCCATCAAAAGGATATTGGCTCTATGCGGGAGAGAAGCCAATTATCCATCTGGTCGAAGATTCGGATGGATCAATCGATGGAACCAACACCCCCAGGGAAGATTTAACCGATGCCGGAGGCCAAACCCATATGGCCTTAACTGTTGAGAAGGCCCGCGATGCCGTTGACCGTTTGATCGAAGCCGGCGTTCCTTACTGGGATCGATTGTTTAAAAATCCGGTCATGTATCAAATTTTTGTTGAAGACCCCAACGGATTTTTGGTCGAATTGATCGACCGCAATCCGGGTGAGATCAACGGACCAATCTGCAAGATCGTTGAGTAA
- a CDS encoding ATP-binding cassette domain-containing protein, producing MTTLKRLWPFVSPYTGRIVVALVSLLVASASLLAIPKAVSFLIDQAFSRGDAAVLHGAFQVTLVLVLVFAAALATRIYLMNWTGERVVADIRAAIYGNLVNLSQAFFETRPLGDLFSRFTTDSTILLAALSTLVVIVLRSGVQLTGAIALMFTTDAKLAVWVVLVVPVVVAITVMLGKRVRRLSREAQDHQANIGGLFQESLGALQTVQAFTREDEEASRLDVLIEQGFGAVRKQLKTRAQLTFISVSLVLTAVMLVLYVGGLHVLKGETTSAQLIEFVLYAVFAGTSMAALSDVYSEYVKTVGATERMFELLDEQPGVSAPKNPVPLPDGGGEVTFDGVTFAYPSRPESTVLNGLTLRIEPGETIALVGPSGAGKTTLFQLLLRFYDPDGGTVSLDGADVRSLDPRDLRGAAAWVSQEQVLFSASIADNIRYGHPAASDDEVITAATAAQISDFIESLPEKYETPLGEKGMQMSGGQRQRLAIARAILRDPRVLLLDEATSFLDAENEAAIAQALGPLMENRTTLIIAHRLSTVLSAGRIAVVENGRIVAEGRHEMLLKDCPLYARLAAGRFEKDNS from the coding sequence ATGACAACACTGAAACGCCTTTGGCCATTTGTGTCGCCTTATACGGGCCGCATTGTGGTTGCCCTGGTTTCACTGCTGGTTGCGTCCGCTTCGCTGCTTGCCATTCCGAAGGCCGTTAGTTTTTTGATTGATCAGGCGTTTTCCCGGGGTGACGCAGCAGTGCTACATGGTGCTTTTCAGGTCACCTTGGTCCTCGTCTTGGTCTTCGCGGCTGCCTTGGCCACCCGCATTTACCTGATGAACTGGACCGGAGAGCGGGTGGTCGCCGACATACGAGCCGCTATTTATGGCAATCTGGTCAACCTGTCGCAGGCCTTTTTCGAGACCCGCCCGCTGGGTGATCTTTTTTCCAGGTTCACCACTGATTCCACCATATTGCTGGCGGCTCTGAGTACACTGGTGGTGATCGTGCTGCGCTCGGGCGTCCAGTTGACCGGGGCGATTGCCCTAATGTTCACTACCGACGCCAAATTAGCGGTCTGGGTTGTCTTGGTGGTTCCAGTGGTGGTAGCGATTACCGTTATGCTCGGCAAGCGGGTGCGTAGGCTGTCGCGGGAGGCGCAAGACCACCAAGCCAATATCGGTGGCTTGTTCCAGGAATCGCTCGGCGCTTTGCAGACTGTGCAAGCCTTCACTCGCGAAGACGAAGAAGCGAGCCGTCTGGATGTTCTGATTGAGCAGGGCTTTGGCGCAGTTCGCAAGCAGCTCAAGACCCGCGCCCAATTGACCTTTATCTCGGTCAGTCTGGTGCTGACGGCGGTCATGTTGGTGCTGTACGTTGGCGGCCTGCATGTGCTGAAGGGCGAAACCACCAGTGCTCAGTTGATCGAATTCGTTCTTTACGCGGTGTTCGCGGGAACATCGATGGCGGCATTGTCCGACGTGTACAGCGAGTACGTCAAGACAGTTGGAGCGACGGAAAGGATGTTCGAACTGCTCGATGAGCAGCCCGGCGTCTCCGCCCCAAAAAATCCCGTGCCGCTGCCTGACGGTGGCGGAGAAGTCACATTCGACGGCGTTACCTTCGCCTATCCGTCCAGGCCGGAAAGCACTGTTTTGAACGGCCTCACCCTACGTATCGAGCCCGGCGAAACCATCGCCTTGGTAGGACCTTCGGGGGCGGGCAAGACCACGCTGTTTCAGCTGTTGCTACGATTTTATGACCCGGATGGCGGCACGGTTTCGCTGGATGGAGCCGATGTGCGCAGCTTAGACCCCAGGGACCTGCGAGGCGCGGCAGCGTGGGTGTCCCAAGAGCAGGTGCTTTTCTCGGCCTCAATTGCCGACAACATCCGCTATGGGCACCCGGCAGCCTCCGATGATGAGGTTATCACCGCCGCCACGGCGGCTCAAATCAGTGACTTCATTGAGAGTCTTCCCGAAAAATACGAAACGCCTCTGGGCGAAAAGGGTATGCAAATGTCAGGCGGCCAACGTCAACGCCTGGCGATCGCGCGAGCGATTCTAAGAGACCCAAGAGTGCTTTTGCTCGACGAAGCAACGTCGTTTCTTGATGCTGAAAACGAAGCCGCCATCGCCCAGGCTCTCGGCCCCCTGATGGAAAATCGGACAACGCTGATTATCGCTCACAGACTATCTACCGTCCTTTCAGCCGGGCGCATCGCGGTTGTCGAGAACGGGCGCATCGTTGCAGAAGGCAGGCATGAAATGCTGCTCAAGGACTGTCCCCTTTATGCCCGCCTCGCCGCTGGGCGGTTCGAAAAGGATAATAGTTGA
- a CDS encoding GFA family protein: MKLEGSCHCQSVKFSVNSRHPYPFNICYCSICRKTAGSGGYAINLSGDADTLEVQGKEHVSIYRAKKTDPTTNEVTESLSQRHFCKICGSHLWSWNSTWPDLLHPQAGAIDTELPEPPEHRYMMLGSKASWVPMMLAENDQTFEEYPNESIADWHKRLGLTQ; encoded by the coding sequence ATGAAACTTGAAGGTTCTTGTCATTGTCAGTCCGTAAAATTTTCTGTGAACTCTAGACATCCATATCCCTTCAACATCTGCTACTGCTCCATCTGTCGCAAAACTGCCGGGAGTGGTGGGTACGCTATAAATCTGTCCGGCGATGCCGATACATTGGAAGTTCAAGGCAAAGAGCACGTGTCTATTTATCGTGCAAAGAAAACGGATCCTACCACCAACGAAGTAACGGAAAGCCTCTCCCAACGTCATTTTTGTAAGATTTGTGGTTCTCACCTTTGGTCTTGGAACTCAACATGGCCCGATCTACTGCATCCACAAGCTGGTGCTATTGATACTGAACTGCCAGAACCACCTGAACATAGGTATATGATGTTGGGTTCTAAGGCATCATGGGTTCCGATGATGCTGGCTGAAAATGATCAGACCTTTGAAGAGTATCCAAATGAAAGCATAGCGGATTGGCATAAACGATTGGGTTTAACTCAATAG